The nucleotide sequence CAGTCGCCGCTGTCGGCACGCATCGGCTCGGCCTTCTACCCACCGCATTTCACCGCGCCGCAGTTCATGGGCTTTGCCCAGGTTGACCCGGCCATGGACGCCGGGAAAATCACTTTCTCCCTGACCATTCCACCGGGCTTTCAGCGCGATGTGCTGGCTGGTAAATCGGTAGAGCTGCAGCTGAACGTGGACGCCACGCGCATGAGCCAGGCCTTCTCGGGCAGCGGCTATGTGCAGCAGATTGTGAGTGCCGAGATCAAAGAGTTCACCCAGCGCCACCGGGCAGTGGCCAGTGCGCCGGTCGACTTGGTGGTGCGGGCGCGCTTTAACCCGTCGCTCAACAAAACCTGGTTTGGCGGGGTGATGCAGATCATCAACAACGTGACCATGCTGTCCATCATCCTGACGGGTGCAGCGCTGATCCGCGAGCGCGAGCACGGCACCATCGAGCATTTGCTGGTCATGCCCGTGACGCCGGCCGAGATCATGCTGGCCAAGGTCTGGTCCATGGGCGCGGTGGTGCTGCTGGCCTGCGGGGTGTCGCTCAAGCTCGTCGTGCAAGGTTGGCTGCATGTGCCGATTGAAGGCAGCGTGGCCCTGTTCATGGCGGGCGCAGCGCTGTGCCTGTTTGCCACCACGGCCATGGGTATCTTCATGGCCACGATTGCACGCTCCATGCCCCAGTTTGGCCTGCTGATGGTGTTGACCCTGCTGCCGCTGCAATTGCTCTCGGGCGGTGCCACGCCGCGCGAATCCATGCCGCAGCTGGTGCAAGACGTGATGCTGCTGGCACCCACCACCCACTTTGTCAGCATGGCCCAGGCCATCTTGTACCGGGGTGCGGGCCTGAACGTGGTGTGGCCGCAGTTTCTGGCCATGTTTGCCATTGGCTCCACCGTATTCGCGCTGTCGCTGGCGCGCTTTCGCAAGACCATTTCACAAATGGCTTGATCAATGGCCTGACGCCATCTACCCGCGCCCTGCGGCGCTTTCTCACGCAACTGGAGAACCGAATGAGCCAAGACTTTCCCTCCCTGAAGCTGACCCAGGCCAACGCCGATCTGCAATTGGAGCTGGGCCGCCTGGTGCTGCAAAGCACGCAAGAGCAGCTGGAGTTGCTGCAGCGCCGTGTGGAGCACAACCTGAGCCAGGCCAGGGCCGGCATGGACAGCCTGCAACACTCCGCCAGCGCAGGTCTGCCCACCGGCTTGTCTGCAGACTTCTGGGCTGAATTGGCCCAGCGGCAATGGGCCCAGCGCCAGGAAGAAGTGGAGCAAATCGCGCAGAGCCAGGCCAATTTTGCTGCGGGCGTGCAGCAAGCCATGGTGTGCTGGTGGCAGGC is from Comamonas fluminis and encodes:
- a CDS encoding ABC transporter permease; the protein is MLHHLKNIWRLGVKELWSLWRDPVMLVLIVYTFTLSVYTSASAMPETLHHAPIAIVDEDQSPLSARIGSAFYPPHFTAPQFMGFAQVDPAMDAGKITFSLTIPPGFQRDVLAGKSVELQLNVDATRMSQAFSGSGYVQQIVSAEIKEFTQRHRAVASAPVDLVVRARFNPSLNKTWFGGVMQIINNVTMLSIILTGAALIREREHGTIEHLLVMPVTPAEIMLAKVWSMGAVVLLACGVSLKLVVQGWLHVPIEGSVALFMAGAALCLFATTAMGIFMATIARSMPQFGLLMVLTLLPLQLLSGGATPRESMPQLVQDVMLLAPTTHFVSMAQAILYRGAGLNVVWPQFLAMFAIGSTVFALSLARFRKTISQMA